The proteins below are encoded in one region of Microcoleus sp. FACHB-672:
- a CDS encoding DIP1984 family protein, whose protein sequence is MKLSEALILRVDCQKRIEQLRQRLIRSAQVQEGDQPPENPQALIAELEATVNELADLIKRINKTNSLTNLQEGSTISDALAARDTLLLKRSVYDSLVNAAAVNQSRYSQAEIKSFSTVNIAELQSYMDRLARDYRELDTRIQEANWNTELLD, encoded by the coding sequence ATGAAATTATCTGAAGCTTTAATTTTAAGAGTTGATTGCCAAAAGCGGATTGAACAACTGCGGCAACGACTGATCCGAAGTGCCCAAGTGCAAGAGGGAGATCAACCGCCAGAAAATCCGCAAGCATTAATTGCAGAATTAGAGGCGACAGTGAATGAACTCGCAGATTTGATTAAGAGAATTAACAAAACCAACTCTCTGACAAATTTGCAAGAAGGGAGCACCATTTCAGATGCGTTAGCTGCTAGAGATACACTTTTACTAAAGCGAAGTGTGTATGATTCTTTAGTGAATGCAGCCGCTGTTAATCAAAGCCGGTATAGTCAAGCTGAAATCAAGTCCTTCAGTACCGTCAATATTGCGGAACTGCAAAGCTACATGGATCGGCTTGCTAGAGACTATCGGGAGTTGGATACTAGAATCCAAGAAGCAAACTGGAATACTGAATTATTAGATTGA
- a CDS encoding ADP-ribosylation/crystallin J1, translating to MKLYRPVGLRELELIAKADFKAFPPRLPEQPIFYPVLNFEYAEQIARDWNTKSNPFAGFVTRFQVEDKYVKKFEAHVVGSRIHQELWVPAEELAEFNRHIIGKIHIETAYYGENFKEEIDPETNLPTILKTFL from the coding sequence ATGAAACTCTACCGGCCTGTTGGTTTAAGAGAACTTGAACTCATTGCTAAAGCTGACTTTAAGGCATTTCCCCCTCGACTGCCCGAACAGCCTATTTTTTATCCTGTTCTCAATTTTGAGTATGCCGAGCAGATTGCACGGGATTGGAATACCAAAAGCAATCCTTTTGCCGGCTTTGTTACAAGGTTTCAGGTTGAAGATAAATATGTGAAGAAGTTTGAGGCTCATGTAGTAGGCAGCCGGATTCATCAAGAATTGTGGGTGCCGGCTGAAGAACTGGCAGAATTTAACCGCCATATCATTGGTAAAATCCACATTGAAACAGCTTACTACGGCGAGAATTTCAAGGAGGAGATCGATCCAGAAACCAACCTGCCAACAATCCTCAAAACATTCTTGTAG
- a CDS encoding vWA domain-containing protein yields MNKDERDLRLEMLNSLLTTPHRQLEKVAEIHKLIVELDPLFYGHLAVWYQRNGDVRDHKEVFIGNLLTSPVIEHRDAGFVMLQEFPPYQVSRIVDFMKQHQNKLPRSARTAVTRYLKAREKNPQFFDRAAARGRKAMKHLYAGLHIKPGARADAVLFKEKPPEDSLAFMLKRLAKAESPAEQAAIIVEHNIPYTVAVGAVKQLTPAVLVALINSMSPQEIINNLKSLQTRGAMDHPDVKALIDEKLDKAAKSDRVSAFKARVAADVTELDEATAAKLERVTNEQVKKRGAIAKATALLIDKSGSMENAIEVGKRLASLISGISQADLFVYAFDTMPYPVKAEGKDLTDWEKAFKLIRAGGGTSCGCAVEAMRLKKQAVEQIILVTDEGENAAPYFADAYTTYCRDLAVMPNVVLIKVGHISGYVEAQLKAKQVPVETFTFAGDYYSLPNLVPLLSRPSRLELLMEIMETSLPVRDDK; encoded by the coding sequence ATGAATAAGGATGAGCGCGATCTGCGTTTAGAAATGCTAAATAGTCTGCTAACTACACCTCACCGGCAGCTCGAAAAAGTTGCAGAAATTCACAAATTAATTGTTGAACTTGACCCGCTTTTTTACGGTCATTTAGCGGTTTGGTATCAGCGAAACGGTGATGTGCGCGATCACAAGGAAGTCTTTATTGGCAACTTGCTAACTTCTCCGGTGATTGAACACCGAGATGCCGGCTTTGTGATGCTGCAAGAGTTCCCGCCTTACCAAGTGTCTCGGATTGTGGACTTTATGAAGCAGCACCAGAACAAGCTGCCACGTTCCGCACGCACGGCTGTAACACGCTATCTGAAGGCGCGGGAAAAGAACCCGCAGTTCTTTGATCGCGCTGCTGCACGGGGACGCAAGGCGATGAAGCACCTGTATGCCGGCTTGCACATCAAGCCTGGTGCGCGTGCGGATGCAGTGCTGTTCAAGGAAAAGCCACCAGAAGACAGCCTTGCTTTTATGCTGAAGCGGCTTGCCAAGGCAGAGTCGCCGGCAGAACAAGCGGCGATTATTGTCGAGCACAATATCCCTTACACCGTGGCAGTGGGCGCTGTCAAACAGCTAACACCGGCTGTACTGGTGGCGCTGATTAATTCAATGTCACCGCAGGAAATCATCAACAACCTCAAGTCTCTCCAGACTCGTGGTGCGATGGATCACCCGGATGTGAAGGCGCTGATCGATGAGAAGCTTGACAAGGCGGCAAAGAGCGATCGCGTGTCTGCATTCAAGGCGCGGGTTGCGGCTGACGTTACCGAGTTGGATGAAGCGACGGCTGCAAAGCTAGAACGAGTCACCAATGAGCAGGTAAAGAAGCGGGGAGCGATCGCAAAGGCAACGGCGCTGTTAATTGACAAGTCGGGTTCGATGGAAAATGCGATAGAAGTTGGTAAGCGTCTCGCTTCGCTGATTTCTGGTATTTCCCAAGCGGATCTGTTTGTCTACGCCTTTGACACGATGCCTTACCCAGTGAAGGCTGAAGGTAAAGATTTAACTGACTGGGAGAAGGCGTTTAAGCTAATTCGTGCCGGCGGCGGTACAAGTTGCGGTTGCGCTGTGGAGGCAATGCGGCTCAAAAAGCAGGCAGTTGAGCAAATCATTCTGGTGACAGATGAAGGCGAAAACGCTGCGCCTTACTTCGCGGATGCTTACACAACTTATTGCCGCGACTTGGCGGTGATGCCAAATGTGGTGCTGATTAAAGTCGGACACATCAGTGGTTATGTGGAGGCTCAGTTAAAGGCGAAACAGGTGCCGGTGGAGACGTTTACCTTTGCCGGCGACTATTACTCGCTGCCAAATTTGGTGCCGCTGCTGTCTCGTCCATCACGTTTAGAATTGCTGATGGAAATTATGGAGACATCGCTCCCGGTGCGCGATGATAAATAA
- the rplL gene encoding 50S ribosomal protein L7/L12 has protein sequence MSIKNVEILEQLKTLTMLETTELVKRIEETFNVDASTPKLIVPVLPGKDDFITDEPLEQTEFTVFLQEVPADKKIAILKAVREILSLDLKGAKDFVDSAPQVVKYAINLQDAEEIKQKLEAAGAKVSIY, from the coding sequence ATGTCTATTAAAAATGTTGAAATTTTAGAACAATTAAAAACCCTAACCATGCTGGAGACGACTGAACTGGTGAAGCGTATTGAAGAAACCTTTAACGTTGATGCTTCAACACCTAAGCTAATCGTTCCAGTTTTACCAGGAAAGGATGATTTTATCACAGATGAACCACTAGAACAAACTGAGTTTACTGTGTTCTTGCAAGAAGTGCCGGCAGATAAAAAGATTGCGATTCTAAAGGCAGTTCGGGAAATACTGAGCTTGGATTTGAAGGGTGCAAAAGACTTTGTTGACTCGGCTCCACAGGTGGTTAAGTATGCGATCAATCTTCAGGATGCTGAAGAAATTAAGCAAAAGTTAGAAGCTGCCGGCGCGAAGGTTTCCATTTACTAG
- a CDS encoding HNH endonuclease, translating into MKRSYPIANCTKSKCENFSNFEQPALICELCEREVKRLTIHHLIPQQYIKRKKLGTSPTTNICSACHRQIHVLFDNKRLAEELNTLEQLKIEPQMQKFLAWVSKQTSSKRVKVNRRR; encoded by the coding sequence GTGAAGCGCAGCTATCCCATAGCGAATTGCACGAAGTCAAAGTGCGAGAATTTCAGCAATTTTGAGCAGCCGGCTTTGATCTGTGAGTTATGCGAACGCGAGGTGAAGCGTTTAACAATTCATCACTTAATTCCACAACAGTACATTAAGCGAAAAAAGTTAGGCACAAGCCCTACCACTAATATTTGTTCTGCTTGCCATAGACAGATTCATGTTTTATTCGACAACAAGCGTCTAGCCGAAGAACTCAATACACTAGAACAGCTAAAAATTGAGCCGCAAATGCAAAAATTTTTAGCTTGGGTGAGCAAGCAAACCTCTAGTAAACGAGTTAAAGTCAATCGTCGCAGATAG
- a CDS encoding FAD-dependent oxidoreductase, giving the protein MQEISQPIDQELVLIGGGHSNAIVLQLLGAKPLPGVRITLIANTPHAPYSGMLPGYVAGFYKFDECHINLRKLAQFAGAKLIIDEAIGLDLANNKVLCANSLPVAFDVVSVDIGSTPATISVPGATEFAIPAKPVPQLLESWHRLLEEIIVTPKKPHSLGIVGGGAGGVELALAMDARLRQIFKKTELPADILQIHIFHRDGEIMPSYNRWVRRHLQKILTKRAIQLHLGETVCAVEKQNSSLMIHSESGLSVECDRIFWVTQASAPAWLQDAGLATDERGFIQVNEFLQSVSHPQVFAAGDVATIIQNPCPKAGVFAVRQGKPLYENLRRSLLGESLKPYQPQKQYLSLIGTGTGSAIASRGAWGFGPSPLLWWWKDWIDRRFMAQFSELPVKPQ; this is encoded by the coding sequence ATGCAGGAAATCTCACAACCCATTGATCAAGAGTTAGTGCTGATTGGCGGCGGCCACAGTAATGCGATTGTACTGCAATTGCTGGGCGCAAAACCTCTTCCGGGAGTCCGTATAACGCTGATTGCCAATACGCCTCATGCGCCTTATTCGGGGATGCTCCCTGGTTATGTAGCCGGCTTTTATAAATTTGATGAGTGTCATATAAATTTACGAAAATTAGCACAGTTTGCCGGAGCTAAACTAATCATTGACGAGGCAATCGGTTTAGATTTAGCAAATAATAAAGTGTTGTGTGCGAATAGTTTGCCGGTGGCATTCGATGTAGTATCAGTTGATATTGGCAGCACTCCCGCCACAATATCAGTACCCGGTGCGACTGAATTTGCAATTCCAGCGAAGCCGGTGCCGCAGTTGCTAGAAAGTTGGCACCGGCTGCTTGAGGAAATTATAGTAACTCCCAAAAAACCCCACAGTCTTGGCATTGTCGGTGGGGGTGCCGGCGGTGTGGAACTGGCATTGGCTATGGATGCACGCTTACGGCAAATTTTTAAGAAGACTGAATTGCCGGCAGATATTCTACAAATTCATATCTTCCATCGCGACGGTGAAATTATGCCCAGCTATAACCGATGGGTACGCCGGCACTTACAGAAAATTCTGACGAAACGCGCTATTCAACTACATCTAGGGGAAACCGTCTGTGCGGTAGAAAAGCAGAATTCATCTTTAATGATTCATTCTGAGTCGGGTTTGAGTGTGGAGTGTGATCGCATTTTCTGGGTAACTCAGGCATCCGCACCGGCTTGGCTTCAAGATGCCGGTTTAGCGACGGATGAGCGCGGCTTTATCCAAGTGAACGAATTTCTGCAATCTGTCTCTCACCCCCAGGTTTTCGCTGCCGGTGATGTTGCCACCATAATACAGAATCCTTGCCCCAAGGCCGGGGTCTTTGCAGTGCGGCAAGGCAAACCTTTATATGAGAACCTGCGGCGAAGTTTGCTAGGAGAGTCCTTAAAGCCGTATCAGCCGCAGAAGCAATATCTCTCTTTAATTGGCACCGGCACAGGTTCGGCAATTGCATCCCGTGGCGCTTGGGGTTTTGGCCCTTCGCCATTGCTGTGGTGGTGGAAGGATTGGATTGATCGACGGTTTATGGCCCAGTTTAGTGAGCTGCCGGTGAAGCCGCAGTAA
- the yidD gene encoding membrane protein insertion efficiency factor YidD — MVITTVDSVPRSSVAALIGGYQKHISPKKGFSCAYRVLHGKESCSEFIKRTILEQGLIEAIPAARHRLQACKAANQVLRATIETPNPNKEAQRRHRGRNCDTLANSSCSECIESSCLAIDTGLGDSEGCVGCHSDLDYGILNCSGADCGSCGG, encoded by the coding sequence ATGGTTATCACAACAGTTGACTCAGTCCCTCGTAGCTCAGTTGCTGCTTTGATTGGTGGGTATCAAAAGCATATTTCCCCAAAAAAGGGGTTTTCCTGTGCGTATCGGGTACTACATGGAAAAGAGTCTTGCTCGGAATTTATCAAACGTACCATTTTGGAGCAGGGTTTAATTGAGGCGATTCCTGCTGCTCGACACCGGCTACAAGCTTGCAAAGCTGCGAATCAAGTTCTGAGAGCCACGATTGAAACGCCAAATCCAAACAAAGAAGCACAACGCCGGCATCGCGGCAGGAATTGCGACACTCTAGCAAACAGTAGTTGTTCGGAGTGTATAGAGAGTAGCTGTTTAGCGATTGACACCGGCTTAGGAGATTCGGAGGGATGCGTCGGCTGCCATTCTGACCTTGACTATGGAATACTCAATTGTAGCGGTGCAGATTGTGGAAGTTGTGGTGGATAA
- a CDS encoding DUF6464 family protein: MVLEIFLIFILGLTPPLLSLWSRRLAEARATSRLRAAREAAATRGLRSLALSTDTHHPERMGQFLGDPSCRFNAKSAYIRCAVNPIGPCQDCPQYQPREDINFGL; encoded by the coding sequence ATGGTGTTAGAGATTTTCTTAATTTTTATCTTGGGTTTAACACCGCCCTTGCTATCTTTATGGAGCCGGCGGCTGGCAGAAGCGCGGGCAACCTCGCGGTTGAGGGCGGCGAGGGAAGCAGCAGCAACAAGGGGGCTGCGAAGCCTCGCACTTTCCACAGATACACATCATCCCGAAAGAATGGGCCAATTCCTTGGCGATCCTTCGTGCCGATTTAATGCCAAATCGGCTTATATTCGCTGTGCGGTTAATCCTATAGGGCCATGTCAGGATTGTCCTCAGTATCAACCACGAGAGGATATCAATTTTGGACTTTAA
- the rplU gene encoding 50S ribosomal protein L21 — MTYAIIETGGKQLRVEPGRFYDIELLPVEPDVDLTIDRVLFVQHDGGVSIGQPFVEGATVEATVLQHRRGRKVLVYKMKPKKKTRNKRGHRQEITRLMINSISLNGSVFSADESASTVPASQPEDAYETAAE, encoded by the coding sequence ATGACTTACGCAATTATCGAAACCGGCGGCAAACAACTACGGGTAGAACCGGGTCGCTTCTATGATATCGAACTGCTTCCTGTAGAACCAGACGTAGACCTCACCATCGACAGAGTCTTGTTCGTTCAGCACGACGGCGGTGTTAGTATCGGTCAGCCCTTCGTCGAAGGCGCAACCGTCGAAGCCACCGTGCTACAACACCGACGGGGCCGGAAAGTGCTCGTCTACAAGATGAAGCCCAAAAAGAAAACCCGTAATAAGCGGGGACACCGGCAAGAAATCACTCGCCTGATGATTAACTCCATCAGTCTGAATGGCTCAGTGTTCAGCGCCGACGAGTCGGCATCTACCGTGCCAGCGTCTCAGCCAGAAGACGCCTATGAAACTGCGGCAGAATAA
- the rpmA gene encoding 50S ribosomal protein L27: MAHKKGTGSTRNGRDSNAQRLGVKRFGGQTVRAGNILVRQRGTKFHPGNNVGIGCDDTLFALIDGVVTFERKGKTRKKVSVYANAVAETEPVAAQV, encoded by the coding sequence ATGGCTCATAAGAAAGGAACCGGCAGTACACGCAACGGACGCGACTCTAATGCCCAGCGCCTAGGCGTCAAGCGCTTCGGTGGCCAAACCGTCCGAGCCGGCAATATTTTGGTACGCCAGCGCGGCACCAAGTTTCACCCAGGCAACAATGTCGGCATTGGTTGTGACGATACCTTGTTTGCCCTTATTGATGGCGTTGTCACCTTTGAACGCAAAGGAAAAACCCGCAAGAAAGTAAGCGTCTACGCCAACGCAGTTGCTGAGACTGAACCCGTTGCGGCTCAAGTCTAA
- the hemB gene encoding porphobilinogen synthase, with the protein MFPIHRPRRLRSHPQVRRMVRENVVTTSDLIYPLFAVPGEGIAKEVKSMPGVYQLSVDKIVQEAKEVYDLGIPAIILFGIPEDKDIDATGAWHDCGIVQKATTAVKEAVPDLVVVVDTCLCEYTSHGHCGYLEVGDLTGRVLNDPTLELLKKTAVAQAKAGADIIAPSGMMDGFVQAIREGLDAAGYQDTPIMSYAAKYASAYYGPFRDAADSAPQFGDRRTYQMDPGNGSEALKEIALDIAEGADMLMVKPALAYMDIIWRVKEATNLPVAAYNVSGEYSMVKAAALNGWIDEERVVMETLTGFKRAGADLILTYHAKDAARWIR; encoded by the coding sequence ATGTTTCCAATCCATCGCCCTCGCCGCCTTCGCAGCCATCCTCAGGTGCGTCGGATGGTACGTGAAAATGTAGTGACCACAAGCGATCTGATTTACCCTCTATTTGCCGTGCCAGGAGAGGGGATTGCCAAAGAGGTCAAATCCATGCCCGGAGTTTACCAACTCTCGGTAGACAAAATCGTACAAGAAGCCAAGGAAGTCTATGACCTCGGCATCCCCGCTATTATTTTATTTGGCATTCCCGAAGATAAGGATATAGACGCCACCGGCGCTTGGCACGATTGTGGAATTGTGCAAAAAGCCACGACAGCCGTTAAAGAAGCGGTGCCGGATCTGGTTGTGGTTGTGGATACTTGCTTGTGTGAATATACCAGCCACGGTCACTGCGGCTATCTGGAAGTCGGCGACTTGACAGGTCGAGTTTTGAACGATCCCACCCTAGAGTTGCTGAAAAAGACCGCTGTAGCCCAAGCAAAAGCCGGTGCAGATATTATTGCGCCTTCTGGGATGATGGATGGGTTTGTGCAAGCCATTCGGGAAGGATTGGATGCTGCCGGCTACCAGGACACGCCGATTATGTCCTACGCTGCTAAGTACGCCTCGGCTTATTATGGGCCGTTCCGCGATGCCGCCGACTCTGCGCCGCAGTTTGGCGATCGTCGCACTTACCAGATGGACCCAGGCAATGGAAGCGAAGCGCTGAAGGAAATTGCCCTAGATATCGCAGAAGGGGCAGATATGCTGATGGTAAAACCGGCATTGGCTTATATGGATATCATCTGGCGCGTCAAGGAAGCAACAAACCTGCCGGTGGCTGCTTACAACGTTTCTGGCGAATATTCGATGGTTAAAGCCGCTGCCCTCAATGGCTGGATTGATGAAGAGCGAGTGGTGATGGAAACCTTAACCGGCTTCAAACGTGCCGGTGCTGACTTGATTCTCACATACCACGCCAAAGACGCCGCCCGCTGGATACGTTAG
- a CDS encoding GNAT family N-acetyltransferase, whose translation MDCSHIQFCDRKSKIDLKQLQELFKLAAFWAQERQIEDLAIAIANSEPAISVWDGDRMIGFARATSDGIYRGTIWDVVIHPGYQGAGLGRKLVQTVLSHPRLSRVERVYLMTTHQQKFYERIGFEENQSTTMVLHNPLLVSQIPAQELPVEASIEF comes from the coding sequence ATGGATTGCAGTCATATTCAATTTTGCGACCGTAAGTCAAAAATCGATCTCAAGCAACTTCAAGAGCTGTTTAAGTTAGCGGCTTTTTGGGCACAGGAACGACAAATCGAAGATTTAGCCATTGCAATTGCCAATAGCGAACCCGCCATTAGTGTTTGGGATGGGGATCGCATGATTGGATTTGCTCGCGCCACATCCGATGGAATCTATCGAGGGACGATTTGGGACGTGGTGATTCATCCAGGCTATCAAGGTGCCGGCTTGGGACGCAAGTTAGTGCAAACTGTGTTGAGCCATCCTCGGCTGAGTCGCGTTGAGCGGGTTTACCTGATGACAACTCACCAGCAAAAGTTTTACGAACGCATTGGTTTCGAGGAAAACCAAAGTACAACAATGGTACTGCACAATCCTCTGCTCGTTAGTCAAATTCCGGCTCAGGAATTACCAGTGGAAGCGAGCATTGAATTCTGA
- a CDS encoding sensor histidine kinase, with the protein MDWSNWVYLLFGLGLGVGGSWLLRSQSSMPESNEPVSPEVTAANQDVPALLEELKQTKLAYAMASEMSRFKGGFLARTSHELRSPLNGIIGAYQLILAELCDDLDEEREFLAQAHESALKLLGLLDSILVVAKTEHGSDRMQIQPLQLVAILNDVKDLTHLPAENRNLRLKVTLPDPDIYILADAPRLTQVLVYLVDNAITEMQHGSIGISAHASPASGVAHIWIDTPLPATSDKGVCLGWNEPLDSVPLVPATEGDFSANFDLSTGMKLLMNQNLLEMMSGRLEVVAPPESSSETSNLIRIQCSLPLVIPEPEFD; encoded by the coding sequence ATGGACTGGAGTAACTGGGTATATCTACTTTTTGGGCTGGGGCTTGGGGTTGGCGGAAGTTGGCTGTTGCGCTCACAAAGCTCGATGCCGGAATCTAACGAGCCGGTTAGCCCGGAGGTTACAGCGGCTAATCAAGACGTGCCGGCGCTCCTGGAGGAGTTAAAACAAACGAAATTAGCTTATGCAATGGCATCAGAAATGAGCCGGTTTAAAGGGGGGTTTTTAGCCAGAACTTCTCATGAGCTGCGCTCGCCACTTAATGGCATAATCGGTGCCTATCAACTAATTTTGGCTGAGTTGTGTGACGACTTAGATGAAGAGCGAGAATTTTTAGCGCAAGCTCATGAATCAGCCTTAAAACTGTTAGGACTTTTAGATAGTATCCTTGTTGTTGCTAAAACTGAGCATGGCTCAGATAGGATGCAGATTCAGCCCCTTCAGTTAGTTGCAATTTTAAATGACGTTAAAGATTTGACTCATTTGCCGGCAGAAAATCGCAATCTGCGTCTGAAAGTCACACTGCCCGATCCTGACATTTACATTTTAGCCGATGCTCCTCGGCTCACCCAAGTGTTAGTTTATCTAGTAGACAACGCTATTACTGAAATGCAACACGGCAGCATTGGTATTTCAGCCCATGCGTCACCGGCATCAGGAGTCGCTCACATTTGGATTGATACTCCCCTGCCGGCAACTTCGGATAAAGGTGTTTGCTTGGGTTGGAACGAACCTTTAGACTCAGTGCCATTAGTGCCGGCGACAGAAGGTGACTTTAGCGCCAATTTTGATCTATCAACCGGCATGAAGCTGCTAATGAATCAGAATCTCCTGGAAATGATGAGTGGGCGCTTAGAAGTTGTAGCGCCACCGGAATCTTCTTCAGAAACTTCCAATCTTATCAGAATTCAATGCTCGCTTCCACTGGTAATTCCTGAGCCGGAATTTGACTAA
- a CDS encoding L-threonylcarbamoyladenylate synthase: MTQVSIEHLVTGAKSGKLVSFPTDTVPALASRPDCAELIFAAKRRTPNKPLILMGANAADLWPYVTGTPEELQIWQQVADQYWPGALTLVLPASERVPAVMNPLEPTTIGVRVPNYALARQILAQTGPLATTSTNRSGEPALQTMAEIEAHFPEVFTLRLDKAELISPNAGIPSTVAKWTGSSWEILRQGALKLI, from the coding sequence ATGACACAAGTTTCCATAGAGCATCTCGTAACCGGCGCAAAATCTGGCAAATTAGTCAGCTTTCCTACGGATACAGTGCCGGCATTGGCTAGTCGGCCTGACTGTGCGGAATTGATTTTTGCCGCCAAGCGGCGCACACCGAACAAACCTTTGATTTTAATGGGGGCAAACGCAGCCGATCTGTGGCCTTATGTCACCGGCACCCCAGAAGAATTGCAAATTTGGCAACAAGTGGCGGATCAATACTGGCCCGGTGCCCTGACATTGGTGCTGCCGGCAAGCGAGCGCGTCCCCGCAGTAATGAACCCACTCGAACCCACAACGATTGGTGTGAGAGTGCCAAATTACGCCCTAGCACGGCAAATTCTAGCCCAAACCGGCCCGCTGGCCACGACTAGCACCAACCGCAGCGGTGAGCCGGCGTTGCAAACAATGGCAGAAATTGAAGCACACTTCCCTGAAGTTTTCACGCTGCGATTAGATAAAGCCGAGTTAATCTCACCAAACGCTGGTATTCCTTCCACCGTCGCCAAGTGGACTGGCAGCAGTTGGGAAATCTTGCGCCAGGGAGCGCTAAAGTTAATCTAA